A single window of Tistrella bauzanensis DNA harbors:
- a CDS encoding VOC family protein has product MTATPATTPLRPFHLAFPVLDLEETRRFYTSVLGCGTGREDAHWIDFEMFGHQVVAHLDPHLDRAIAARNPVDGDDVPVPHFGVVLTMDQWRTLAARLEAHDGTRWVIRPRIRFEGQPGEQATLFILDPSGNALEFKAFNDDSRLFATS; this is encoded by the coding sequence ATGACCGCCACACCCGCCACCACACCGCTCCGCCCCTTCCACCTCGCCTTTCCGGTGCTGGATCTGGAAGAGACCCGCCGCTTCTATACCAGCGTGCTCGGCTGCGGCACCGGCCGCGAGGATGCCCACTGGATCGATTTCGAGATGTTCGGCCATCAGGTCGTGGCCCATCTGGACCCACATCTCGATCGCGCCATCGCCGCCCGCAACCCGGTCGACGGCGACGACGTGCCGGTGCCGCATTTCGGCGTGGTGCTGACCATGGATCAGTGGCGCACCCTGGCGGCCCGGCTCGAAGCTCATGACGGCACCCGCTGGGTGATCCGCCCGCGCATCCGTTTCGAAGGTCAGCCCGGCGAGCAGGCGACGCTGTTCATCCTCGATCCCTCTGGCAATGCCCTGGAATTCAAGGCCTTCAACGACGACAGCCGGCTGTTCGCCACCAGTTGA